Genomic segment of Phreatobacter oligotrophus:
CCGAGGGAAAGGTGCTGCTCGCCTTTCCCCGCCTCTTCATGGTCGCCACGCGCTGACGACACCAACGACAAGAACCACCGAGGACACGACCCATGAACCGCATTGATCTCGCCGGCCGCACCGCCGTCATCACCGGCGGCGCCCGCGGCATCGGCTATGCCGCTGCCCGGCGCATGCTGGACTCAGGCGCCGCCGTGGCGCTCTGGGACATCGACGCTGCGCGGCTGAAGGAGGCCGCCGGCACCCTTGGCGCCGGCGCCAAGGTCAGCACCCACGTCGTCGAGCTGACCGACGAGGCCTCGGTCCAGGCGGCGACCGATGCCACCGTGGCCGCCCATGGCGGCATCGACATCCTCGTCAACAATGCCGGCATCACCGGCGGCAACGGCAAGACCTGGGAGCTCTCGCCCGAGGTCTGGCGCCGGGTCGTCGACGTGAACCTGGTCGGGCCGTTCCTCACCTGCCGGTCAATCGTGCCGGTCATGCTGGCCAAGGGCTATGGCCGCATCGTCAACATCGCCTCCATCGCCGGCAAGGACGGCAACCCCAATGCCTCGCACTATTCGGCATCGAAGGCGGGCCTGATCGGCCTCACCAAGTCGCTGGGAAAGGAACTCGCGACCTCCGGCATCCTTGTGAACTGCATCACCCCGGCGGCGGCGCGCACCGCGATCTTCGACCAGATGAAGCAGGAGCATATCGACTTCATGCTGTCGAAGATCCCGATGAGCCGCTTCCTGCAGGTCGACGAGGCCGCGGCGATGATCGCCTGGCTGTCCTCGGAGGACTGCGCCTTCTCCACCGGCGCCGTCTTCGACATTTCGGGCGGCCGCGCGGTCTACTGACGGCCAGCCTCGGCGGGCTTGCAGCCGGGACGTGTGCGGTGCACCCTCGACGGACATCATGCCGGATACGATCCCCCAAGATCTGAGCCTCACCATCGCCATCGTCGACGAAAGCCGCTCGCGCGCGGCGATCATCGAGGAGGGCCTGCGCGACGCCGGCTATTCCCGCATCGTCCATATCGGCGAGATGACCAACCTTCTCGCCCGGCTCTACGCCACTGACCCGGATGTCGTGGTCATCGACCTCGAAAACCCCTCCCGCGACGTCCTTGAGCAGCTGTTCCAAGTGTCGCGGCTGGTGAAGCGGCCGGTCGCCATGTTCGTCGACCAGTCCGATACCGGCATGATCAACAAGGCCATCGAGGCCGGCGTCTCGGCCTATGTGGTGGACGGCCTGAAGAAGGAGCGGGTCAAGGCGATCCTCGACATGTGCGT
This window contains:
- a CDS encoding ANTAR domain-containing response regulator — protein: MPQDLSLTIAIVDESRSRAAIIEEGLRDAGYSRIVHIGEMTNLLARLYATDPDVVVIDLENPSRDVLEQLFQVSRLVKRPVAMFVDQSDTGMINKAIEAGVSAYVVDGLKKERVKAILDMCVARFQAFARLQNELDQAKSALEERKVVERAKGLLMKHKGISEEEAYAQLRKRAMNEKKKLGEIAQAVVTGLEMLG
- a CDS encoding SDR family NAD(P)-dependent oxidoreductase → MNRIDLAGRTAVITGGARGIGYAAARRMLDSGAAVALWDIDAARLKEAAGTLGAGAKVSTHVVELTDEASVQAATDATVAAHGGIDILVNNAGITGGNGKTWELSPEVWRRVVDVNLVGPFLTCRSIVPVMLAKGYGRIVNIASIAGKDGNPNASHYSASKAGLIGLTKSLGKELATSGILVNCITPAAARTAIFDQMKQEHIDFMLSKIPMSRFLQVDEAAAMIAWLSSEDCAFSTGAVFDISGGRAVY